A region of Haliotis asinina isolate JCU_RB_2024 chromosome 7, JCU_Hal_asi_v2, whole genome shotgun sequence DNA encodes the following proteins:
- the LOC137291702 gene encoding uncharacterized protein isoform X2 — translation MASRVTFVTGTAEVKRRDRNGYDVVEKPKVALIDGKCDCCPYGYHIDLDFVNFCENITSGSTLKQLKRIQRAKRKLRKSMEVMLQQQNQARMEEAGTPPPDVVHSTEASRLMHMVEYEQSSTHRILDEIDSSVDQTIAHIDYMMRPTRKQQRYFSSDSEDGVSPVSPTRYNTFPLRRSPNGDESSHFATSLSTSGRTDSMSSLSSVSTVSSENPQGQILTTHGGHGTQFVHTTATAEIAHPTHSQTLTQTHTKSHSTHTHIHSSHSTHQTQNYRTVTSAQLAETMATHFPQTERDGAVSPQSNTANISKMSLSAIREAMAMSLQRMKDLEEQVKALPILQVRISVLKEEKRLLMLQLQARNRKLNTRSIGVGDKSIHEVEVAEAMPVMKIVQAQSPVKTIRFPEVPMSPMSPQISTPIKSPPPTLPKPKKSRTVGIGEHSVIEPYLLQPDLPTGYTIKENEVHTEIRTRVSELETLSRSLREMPRLETTFDPHLKSPMLSPVQASSPKTHITINQIQRGGGPKALTRSIGVGDGNVFDNSGLHIHEKELRTVIIGQGGPVGKRNVGVECRVPTRDVGVSYVCDDEKPSTRTVGVNVDTGSLLTSLSFKGEELRGALRDMLSKNVRSIGTNCNFRPLTNDVATESDQIKTVTVGVGDCRTDVDVRAHRVMRSVGIGFHPEMTSRYVGTEKGWMLDQGTNTPIADKKSKSTSTEKPRFVYASTNTDSASLRNSSNQTDHKIFHATDQLKNVSCNTQKQAAQSIGVNTDFKCLKSDTFDFAITFQNESSNTDFSIAEKGINTDSRSGGKYAAQSVKTVGVNKDMDVVMDSEQRQRQFGEQVSRSSVETISTVRSNQSATVNSGGSYMPADMSKFMSVGGSSSVESQRSSVGSTEAKRRQLESTPKSSANRKSGDEFEEYRYSEESYVIRGSDLEHGDFEIVKDLGGTEKRIVAKKSDLPLEKVLGINEQRKTGRMHAGGQDGLSIREEQVTYRSSGTDFGLSRKSGGKAEHDRVDGSSGEAVGYIRYLQDSTGGEGQSGTSRTHSTSIISADEVLRRSSSGSSESTGGSEITSKQESITHRSSGGSDTTTAQETVVQRSSGSRGGTGRTIVQARGGGYTFAEGSGAGTGMTAFQGQGGDGSIRTVQETIVQRSGGGGSGMTLFQGTGGGSGTTTVKETVLQRSVGGRGGSGMTIVETGGGGYTFAQGSGGGSGMTTVQETVQSSGGSGFSSSLTSPSLTSPSHGLTLNVDNASPRSNRRGMWERAGGIDEIAGFSLSTSPTRLSGGSFTSDSGGSDTQMLESPDSGRQKSVITRTVTTTRSTRDGANVTVEETTSSQGGKVTSTKTVTGNPDLLGSIQRHEQSMLKSGLDILDGNMTSSQYSNESGFSVTPSSSQGDFNKGLGSDLDRNRMSSSHSSVNTSFDSENGTLKSCIKRSKSDTQVKKGISFASTVVGGKKASVKRTDSEESTDGESENEEVEGSDSSYEEGSYDGRHGNIVYQCKDDEAIAKGIPGAKMFDQNIRETFELSEGMRTSCKVLANYLVDSTTIKTSELNTNLSTIQKEWFNVSSQKLSDHHQVEDFMSSFNEISKKLLEYIVNMADTNGNTALHYAVSNCSFDVCNLFLDSGVVDVNKQNKAGYTPVMLASLAYIQTQGQIETVRRLFRQGDVNVRSTQAGQTALMLAISHGRTNMVEFLLDAGADVNARDNDGSTALMCACEHGHNDIVKVLLSHPATDANLTDNDGSTALSIAMEAGHKDIGVVLYAHLNFSKTSPPNFPVTVVMETML, via the exons ATGGCTTCCCGAGTAACTTTTGTTACTGGCACAGCAGAGGTCAAGAGAAGAG atcGCAATGGCTATGACGTTGTGGAGAAGCCTAAGGTTGCTTTGATTGATGGCAAGTGTGATTGCTGTCCGTATGGCTACCACATTGACCTGgactttgtgaacttctgtgaGAACATTACAAGTGGCTCCACTCTGAAGCAGCTGAAGCGAATCCAGCGAGCCAAACGAAAACTACGCAAGTCCATGGAAGTGATGCTGCAACAGCAGAATCAGGCACGTATGGAAGAGGCAGGAACACCGCCACCAGACGTTGTTCACTCCACCGAGGCCAGTCGACTCATGCACATGGTTGAGTATGAGCAGTCGTCCACCCACAGAATATTGGATGAGATTGACTCCTCAGTCGATCAGACCATAGCTCACATTGACTACATGATGAGGCCAACACGCAAACAGCAGCGATATTTTAGCTCTGATAGTGAAGATGGCGTAAGCCCTGTAAGTCCGACAAGATACAATACATTCCCATTACGACGAAGTCCAAATGGTGACGAATCTTCACATTTTGCTACATCACTGTCAACTTCTGGCCGAACTGATTCTATGAGTTCACTGTCATCTGTTTCCACTGTATCAAGCGAGAACCCACAAGGTCAGATTTTGACAACCCATGGTGGACATGGGACACAGTTTGTCCATACCACTGCCACAGCTGAAATAGCTCACCCAACCCACAGCCAAACCTTGACCCAAACCCACACCAAATCCCACAGCACTCACACCCACATCCACAGTAGCCACAGCACTCACCAGACACAGAATTACCGCACAGTCACATCTGCCCAGCTGGCAGAGACAATGGCTACTCACTTCCCCCAGACTGAGAGAGATGGTGCCGTATCTCCCCAGTCCAACACAGCTAACATCAGCAAAATGTCCCTGTCTGCGATCAGGGAGGCCATGGCCATGAGTCTGCAGAGGATGAAAGACCTGGAGGAGCAGGTGAAGGCCCTGCCTATCCTGCAAGTAAGAATCTCAGTGctcaaggaggagaagaggcTACTGATGCTGCAGCTCCAGGCAAGGAACAGGAAGCTGAACACCAGGAGTATTGGAGTTGGAGACAAATCTATTCATGAAGTTGAAGTAGCTGAAGCAATGCCTGTCATGAAGATAGTACAAGCTCAGTCTCCTGTGAAGACAATTAGGTTCCCTGAAGTACCCATGTCTCCAATGTCACCACAGATATCAACACCTATCAAGAGCCCTCCTCCCACTCTGCCGAAACCAAAGAAATCTCGAACTGTTGGTATCGGTGAGCACAGCGTCATCGAGCCATACCTGCTGCAACCAGATCTCCCAACAGGATACACAATTAAAGAGAATGAGGTCCACACAGAGATTAGAACACGTGTCTCTGAGCTGGAGACTCTTAGTCGTTCCTTGAGGGAAATGCCTCGTCTTGAGACCACATTTGACCCTCATCTGAAGAGTCCAATGTTATCTCCTGTTCAGGCATCAAGCCCAAAGACTCACATCACTATCAACCAGATACAAAGAGGAGGAGGACCTAAGGCACTGACTCGCAGCATTGGGGTTGGAGATGGCAACGTGTTCGACAATTCTGGTCTGCACATCCATGAAAAGGAACTGAGGACTGTCATCATTGGCCAAGGGGGACCAGTTGGGAAAAGGAATGTAGGTGTTGAATGTCGCGTCCCAACTAGAGATGTTGGGGTCTCCTATGTGTGTGATGATGAAAAGCCTTCAACAAGGACAGTTGGAGTAAATGTTGACACCGGCAGCCTTCTGACTTCCTTGAGCTTCAAAGGGGAGGAACTGAGAGGAGCCCTGCGGGATATGCTCAGTAAAAATGTCAGGTCCATTGGCACAAATTGTAACTTCAGACCTTTGACTAATGATGTTGCCACCGAGTCAGATCAAATAAAAACGGTAACGGTAGGTGTTGGAGACTGCCGGACAGATGTTGATGTGAGAGCTCACCGTGTGATGAGGTCTGTTGGCATTGGCTTCCACCCTGAAATGACAAGCcgttacgttggcacagagaaAGGATGGATGTTGGACCAGGGAACCAATACTCCCATTGCGGACAAGAAGAGCAAGAGCACATCCACAGAGAAGCCAAGGTTTGTGTATGCCTCCACCAACACAGACTCAGCTTCTCTCAGGAACAGCAGCAACCAGACCGACCATAAAATATTCCATGCAACAGACCAACTGAAGAATGTCAGTTGCAATACTCAGAAACAAGCTGCCCAGTCTATAGGGGTTAATACTGATTTCAAGTGTTTGAAGTCGgatacttttgactttgcaattACATTCCAGAATGAATCTTCTAATACTGATTTCAGTATTGCTGAGAAAGGTATTAACACTGATAGCAGATCTGGTGGGAAGTATGCTGCACAGTCTGTGAAGACTGTTGGTGTAAACAAGGACATGGATGTTGTCATGGACAGTGAGCAACGGCAGAGGCAGTTCGGAGAGCAGGTGTCAAGGAGCTCAGTGGAAACTATCAGCACCGTGCGTAGCAACCAGAGCGCCACAGTAAACAGCGGAGGCAGCTACATGCCAGCTGATATGAGCAAATTCATGAGTGTTGGAGGATCTTCTAGTGTTGAGTCACAGAGAAGTTCTGTGGGAAGTACCGAGGCGAAGAGGAGACAATTAGAGAGTACACCAAAATCATCAGCCAACAGAAAATCGGGTGATGAGTTTGAGGAATATCGATATTCTGAAGAGTCTTACGTTATCCGTGGCAGTGATTTGGAGCATGGGGACTTTGAAATTGTGAAAGATTTAGGTGGGACTGAAAAGAGGATTGTGGCTAAAAAATCTGACTTACCACTGGAAAAAGTGCTGGGAATAAATGAACAAAGAAAGACTGGAAGGATGCACGCAGGTGGTCAAGATGGACTGTCAATCAGAGAAGAGCAAGTAACATACAGAAGCTCGGGCACAGACTTTGGACTGTCCAGAAAATCTGGAGGAAAGGCAGAACATGATAGAGTTGATGGCAGTAGTGGAGAGGCTGTTGGGTACATCAGGTATCTTCAGGACTCCACTGGTGGGGAAGGTCAAAGTGGAACATCAAGGACACACAGTACCTCTATAATTTCTGCGGATGAGGTGTTGAGGCGGAGTAGCAGTGGCAGCTCGGAGTCAACAGGAGGAAGTGAAATAACATCAAAGCAGGAAAGCATCACACATAGAAGTTCAGGTGGTAGTGATACCACAACTGCCCAAGAGACTGTCGTTCAGAGAAGTTCTGGCAGCAGAGGTGGCACTGGTAGGACCATTGTACAAGCTAGAGGAGGTGGGTACACTTTTGCAGAAGGAAGTGGAGCTGGCACTGGTATGACAGCTTTTCAAGGCCAAGGAGGAGATGGCAGTATAAGAACTGTTCAAGAGACTATTGTGCAGAGAAGTGGCGGAGGTGGTAGTGGAATGACACTTTTTCAAGGAACTGGAGGCGGTAGTGGTACAACAACTGTAAAGGAGACAGTTTTGCAGAGAAGTGTAGGGGGAAGAGGTGGCAGTGGGATGACTATTGTAGAAACAGGTGGAGGTGGGTACACTTTTGCACAAGGAAGTGGAGGTGGTAGCGGAATGACAACTGTCCAGGAAACTGTGCAAAGTAGTGGAGGTAGTGGGTTTTCTTCATCTCTTACTTCTCCATCTCTTACTTCTCCATCTCATGGTCTGACTCTAAATGTGGACAATGCTAGTCCAAGGTCTAACAGACGTGGAATGTGGGAAAGAGCTGGTGGCATTGATGAAATAGCTGGTTTCAGCCTGAGTACAAGCCCAACCCGCCTCAGTGGTGGATCCTTCACTTCAGATTCTGGAGGCTCTGACACACAGATGCTGGAGAGTCCAGATAGTGGCAGGCAGAAGTCAGTCATCACTCGAACAGTGACCACAACACGATCCACAAGAGATGGTGCTAATGTGACTGTTGAGGAGACAACTTCCTCACAAGGAGGGAAGGTAACCTCCACAAAAACTGTAACTGGTAATCCAGACTTGCTTGGCAGCATCCAGAGACATGAACAGTCAATGTTGAAATCTGGTCTGGATATTTTAGATGGTAATATGACTTCTTCCCAGTACTCCAATGAAAGTGGGTTCTCGGTGACACCCAGCAGCTCTCAAGGGGACTTCAACAAGGGGCTGGGGAGCGACTTGGATAGAAACAGAATGTCTTCCTCTCACAGCAGTGTGAATACATCCTTTGACTCTGAGAATGGCACCCTCAAGTCATGCATCAAACGCAGCAAGTCAGACACGCAAGTGAAGAAGGGAATCTCATTTGCTTCAACTGTTGTTGGGGG CAAGAAGGCTTCAGTGAAAAG GACGGATTCAGAAGAATCGACTGATGGGGAGTCCGAGAACGAGGAGGTGGAGGGTTCCGACAGCAGCTATGAGGAGGGATCATACGATGGCCGTCATGGAAATATTGTGTATCAATGTAAAGATGATGAGGCCATTGCCAAGGGCATCCCTGGTGCCAAGATGTTTGACCAGAATATTCGAGAGAC GTTCGAGCTGAGTGAAGGTATGAGGACATCCTGCAAAGTACTCGCCAACTATCTGGTAGATTCAACGACCATCAAAACTTCAGAACTG AATACGAACCTGAGTACAATCCAGAAGGAGTGGTTTAATGTGTCGAGTCAGAAACTGTCAGACCACCATCAGGTGGAGGATTTCATGTCTTCCTTCAATGAGATCTCCAAGAAGCTACTGGAGTACATTGTCAATATGGCAGATACAAAT GGAAACACAGCCCTCCACTATGCCGTTTCCAACTGCAGCTTTGATGTCTGCAACCTCTTCCTCGACTCTGGTGTAGTTGATGTCAACAAGCAGAACAAGGCAGGCTACACCCCAGTGATGCTGGCCTCGCTAGCATACATTCAGACCCAAGGCCAGATTGAGACAGTACGCCGGCTCTTCAGGCAGGGAGATGTTAATGTCAGGTCCACTCAG GCAGGTCAGACAGCCCTGATGCTGGCAATCAGTCATGGTCGCACCAACATGGTGGAATTCCTACTGGATGCAGGAGCAGATGTGAATGCTCGTGACAACGATGGTTCCACTGCACTCATGTGTGCGTGTGAACATGGCCACAACGACATCGTGAAGGTGCTGCTGAGTCATCCTGCTACGGATGCCAACTTGACCGATAAT GATGGCAGCACGGCCTTGTCAATTGCAATGGAGGCAGGCCACAAAGATATTGGCGTAGTTCTTTACGCACACCTTAATTTCTCCAAGACTTCACCT
- the LOC137291702 gene encoding uncharacterized protein isoform X1, which produces MASRVTFVTGTAEVKRRDRNGYDVVEKPKVALIDGKCDCCPYGYHIDLDFVNFCENITSGSTLKQLKRIQRAKRKLRKSMEVMLQQQNQARMEEAGTPPPDVVHSTEASRLMHMVEYEQSSTHRILDEIDSSVDQTIAHIDYMMRPTRKQQRYFSSDSEDGVSPVSPTRYNTFPLRRSPNGDESSHFATSLSTSGRTDSMSSLSSVSTVSSENPQGQILTTHGGHGTQFVHTTATAEIAHPTHSQTLTQTHTKSHSTHTHIHSSHSTHQTQNYRTVTSAQLAETMATHFPQTERDGAVSPQSNTANISKMSLSAIREAMAMSLQRMKDLEEQVKALPILQVRISVLKEEKRLLMLQLQARNRKLNTRSIGVGDKSIHEVEVAEAMPVMKIVQAQSPVKTIRFPEVPMSPMSPQISTPIKSPPPTLPKPKKSRTVGIGEHSVIEPYLLQPDLPTGYTIKENEVHTEIRTRVSELETLSRSLREMPRLETTFDPHLKSPMLSPVQASSPKTHITINQIQRGGGPKALTRSIGVGDGNVFDNSGLHIHEKELRTVIIGQGGPVGKRNVGVECRVPTRDVGVSYVCDDEKPSTRTVGVNVDTGSLLTSLSFKGEELRGALRDMLSKNVRSIGTNCNFRPLTNDVATESDQIKTVTVGVGDCRTDVDVRAHRVMRSVGIGFHPEMTSRYVGTEKGWMLDQGTNTPIADKKSKSTSTEKPRFVYASTNTDSASLRNSSNQTDHKIFHATDQLKNVSCNTQKQAAQSIGVNTDFKCLKSDTFDFAITFQNESSNTDFSIAEKGINTDSRSGGKYAAQSVKTVGVNKDMDVVMDSEQRQRQFGEQVSRSSVETISTVRSNQSATVNSGGSYMPADMSKFMSVGGSSSVESQRSSVGSTEAKRRQLESTPKSSANRKSGDEFEEYRYSEESYVIRGSDLEHGDFEIVKDLGGTEKRIVAKKSDLPLEKVLGINEQRKTGRMHAGGQDGLSIREEQVTYRSSGTDFGLSRKSGGKAEHDRVDGSSGEAVGYIRYLQDSTGGEGQSGTSRTHSTSIISADEVLRRSSSGSSESTGGSEITSKQESITHRSSGGSDTTTAQETVVQRSSGSRGGTGRTIVQARGGGYTFAEGSGAGTGMTAFQGQGGDGSIRTVQETIVQRSGGGGSGMTLFQGTGGGSGTTTVKETVLQRSVGGRGGSGMTIVETGGGGYTFAQGSGGGSGMTTVQETVQSSGGSGFSSSLTSPSLTSPSHGLTLNVDNASPRSNRRGMWERAGGIDEIAGFSLSTSPTRLSGGSFTSDSGGSDTQMLESPDSGRQKSVITRTVTTTRSTRDGANVTVEETTSSQGGKVTSTKTVTGNPDLLGSIQRHEQSMLKSGLDILDGNMTSSQYSNESGFSVTPSSSQGDFNKGLGSDLDRNRMSSSHSSVNTSFDSENGTLKSCIKRSKSDTQVKKGISFASTVVGGKKASVKRTDSEESTDGESENEEVEGSDSSYEEGSYDGRHGNIVYQCKDDEAIAKGIPGAKMFDQNIRETFELSEGMRTSCKVLANYLVDSTTIKTSELNTNLSTIQKEWFNVSSQKLSDHHQVEDFMSSFNEISKKLLEYIVNMADTNGNTALHYAVSNCSFDVCNLFLDSGVVDVNKQNKAGYTPVMLASLAYIQTQGQIETVRRLFRQGDVNVRSTQAGQTALMLAISHGRTNMVEFLLDAGADVNARDNDGSTALMCACEHGHNDIVKVLLSHPATDANLTDNDGSTALSIAMEAGHKDIGVVLYAHLNFSKTSPGLVRKRKSSSSPTPSL; this is translated from the exons ATGGCTTCCCGAGTAACTTTTGTTACTGGCACAGCAGAGGTCAAGAGAAGAG atcGCAATGGCTATGACGTTGTGGAGAAGCCTAAGGTTGCTTTGATTGATGGCAAGTGTGATTGCTGTCCGTATGGCTACCACATTGACCTGgactttgtgaacttctgtgaGAACATTACAAGTGGCTCCACTCTGAAGCAGCTGAAGCGAATCCAGCGAGCCAAACGAAAACTACGCAAGTCCATGGAAGTGATGCTGCAACAGCAGAATCAGGCACGTATGGAAGAGGCAGGAACACCGCCACCAGACGTTGTTCACTCCACCGAGGCCAGTCGACTCATGCACATGGTTGAGTATGAGCAGTCGTCCACCCACAGAATATTGGATGAGATTGACTCCTCAGTCGATCAGACCATAGCTCACATTGACTACATGATGAGGCCAACACGCAAACAGCAGCGATATTTTAGCTCTGATAGTGAAGATGGCGTAAGCCCTGTAAGTCCGACAAGATACAATACATTCCCATTACGACGAAGTCCAAATGGTGACGAATCTTCACATTTTGCTACATCACTGTCAACTTCTGGCCGAACTGATTCTATGAGTTCACTGTCATCTGTTTCCACTGTATCAAGCGAGAACCCACAAGGTCAGATTTTGACAACCCATGGTGGACATGGGACACAGTTTGTCCATACCACTGCCACAGCTGAAATAGCTCACCCAACCCACAGCCAAACCTTGACCCAAACCCACACCAAATCCCACAGCACTCACACCCACATCCACAGTAGCCACAGCACTCACCAGACACAGAATTACCGCACAGTCACATCTGCCCAGCTGGCAGAGACAATGGCTACTCACTTCCCCCAGACTGAGAGAGATGGTGCCGTATCTCCCCAGTCCAACACAGCTAACATCAGCAAAATGTCCCTGTCTGCGATCAGGGAGGCCATGGCCATGAGTCTGCAGAGGATGAAAGACCTGGAGGAGCAGGTGAAGGCCCTGCCTATCCTGCAAGTAAGAATCTCAGTGctcaaggaggagaagaggcTACTGATGCTGCAGCTCCAGGCAAGGAACAGGAAGCTGAACACCAGGAGTATTGGAGTTGGAGACAAATCTATTCATGAAGTTGAAGTAGCTGAAGCAATGCCTGTCATGAAGATAGTACAAGCTCAGTCTCCTGTGAAGACAATTAGGTTCCCTGAAGTACCCATGTCTCCAATGTCACCACAGATATCAACACCTATCAAGAGCCCTCCTCCCACTCTGCCGAAACCAAAGAAATCTCGAACTGTTGGTATCGGTGAGCACAGCGTCATCGAGCCATACCTGCTGCAACCAGATCTCCCAACAGGATACACAATTAAAGAGAATGAGGTCCACACAGAGATTAGAACACGTGTCTCTGAGCTGGAGACTCTTAGTCGTTCCTTGAGGGAAATGCCTCGTCTTGAGACCACATTTGACCCTCATCTGAAGAGTCCAATGTTATCTCCTGTTCAGGCATCAAGCCCAAAGACTCACATCACTATCAACCAGATACAAAGAGGAGGAGGACCTAAGGCACTGACTCGCAGCATTGGGGTTGGAGATGGCAACGTGTTCGACAATTCTGGTCTGCACATCCATGAAAAGGAACTGAGGACTGTCATCATTGGCCAAGGGGGACCAGTTGGGAAAAGGAATGTAGGTGTTGAATGTCGCGTCCCAACTAGAGATGTTGGGGTCTCCTATGTGTGTGATGATGAAAAGCCTTCAACAAGGACAGTTGGAGTAAATGTTGACACCGGCAGCCTTCTGACTTCCTTGAGCTTCAAAGGGGAGGAACTGAGAGGAGCCCTGCGGGATATGCTCAGTAAAAATGTCAGGTCCATTGGCACAAATTGTAACTTCAGACCTTTGACTAATGATGTTGCCACCGAGTCAGATCAAATAAAAACGGTAACGGTAGGTGTTGGAGACTGCCGGACAGATGTTGATGTGAGAGCTCACCGTGTGATGAGGTCTGTTGGCATTGGCTTCCACCCTGAAATGACAAGCcgttacgttggcacagagaaAGGATGGATGTTGGACCAGGGAACCAATACTCCCATTGCGGACAAGAAGAGCAAGAGCACATCCACAGAGAAGCCAAGGTTTGTGTATGCCTCCACCAACACAGACTCAGCTTCTCTCAGGAACAGCAGCAACCAGACCGACCATAAAATATTCCATGCAACAGACCAACTGAAGAATGTCAGTTGCAATACTCAGAAACAAGCTGCCCAGTCTATAGGGGTTAATACTGATTTCAAGTGTTTGAAGTCGgatacttttgactttgcaattACATTCCAGAATGAATCTTCTAATACTGATTTCAGTATTGCTGAGAAAGGTATTAACACTGATAGCAGATCTGGTGGGAAGTATGCTGCACAGTCTGTGAAGACTGTTGGTGTAAACAAGGACATGGATGTTGTCATGGACAGTGAGCAACGGCAGAGGCAGTTCGGAGAGCAGGTGTCAAGGAGCTCAGTGGAAACTATCAGCACCGTGCGTAGCAACCAGAGCGCCACAGTAAACAGCGGAGGCAGCTACATGCCAGCTGATATGAGCAAATTCATGAGTGTTGGAGGATCTTCTAGTGTTGAGTCACAGAGAAGTTCTGTGGGAAGTACCGAGGCGAAGAGGAGACAATTAGAGAGTACACCAAAATCATCAGCCAACAGAAAATCGGGTGATGAGTTTGAGGAATATCGATATTCTGAAGAGTCTTACGTTATCCGTGGCAGTGATTTGGAGCATGGGGACTTTGAAATTGTGAAAGATTTAGGTGGGACTGAAAAGAGGATTGTGGCTAAAAAATCTGACTTACCACTGGAAAAAGTGCTGGGAATAAATGAACAAAGAAAGACTGGAAGGATGCACGCAGGTGGTCAAGATGGACTGTCAATCAGAGAAGAGCAAGTAACATACAGAAGCTCGGGCACAGACTTTGGACTGTCCAGAAAATCTGGAGGAAAGGCAGAACATGATAGAGTTGATGGCAGTAGTGGAGAGGCTGTTGGGTACATCAGGTATCTTCAGGACTCCACTGGTGGGGAAGGTCAAAGTGGAACATCAAGGACACACAGTACCTCTATAATTTCTGCGGATGAGGTGTTGAGGCGGAGTAGCAGTGGCAGCTCGGAGTCAACAGGAGGAAGTGAAATAACATCAAAGCAGGAAAGCATCACACATAGAAGTTCAGGTGGTAGTGATACCACAACTGCCCAAGAGACTGTCGTTCAGAGAAGTTCTGGCAGCAGAGGTGGCACTGGTAGGACCATTGTACAAGCTAGAGGAGGTGGGTACACTTTTGCAGAAGGAAGTGGAGCTGGCACTGGTATGACAGCTTTTCAAGGCCAAGGAGGAGATGGCAGTATAAGAACTGTTCAAGAGACTATTGTGCAGAGAAGTGGCGGAGGTGGTAGTGGAATGACACTTTTTCAAGGAACTGGAGGCGGTAGTGGTACAACAACTGTAAAGGAGACAGTTTTGCAGAGAAGTGTAGGGGGAAGAGGTGGCAGTGGGATGACTATTGTAGAAACAGGTGGAGGTGGGTACACTTTTGCACAAGGAAGTGGAGGTGGTAGCGGAATGACAACTGTCCAGGAAACTGTGCAAAGTAGTGGAGGTAGTGGGTTTTCTTCATCTCTTACTTCTCCATCTCTTACTTCTCCATCTCATGGTCTGACTCTAAATGTGGACAATGCTAGTCCAAGGTCTAACAGACGTGGAATGTGGGAAAGAGCTGGTGGCATTGATGAAATAGCTGGTTTCAGCCTGAGTACAAGCCCAACCCGCCTCAGTGGTGGATCCTTCACTTCAGATTCTGGAGGCTCTGACACACAGATGCTGGAGAGTCCAGATAGTGGCAGGCAGAAGTCAGTCATCACTCGAACAGTGACCACAACACGATCCACAAGAGATGGTGCTAATGTGACTGTTGAGGAGACAACTTCCTCACAAGGAGGGAAGGTAACCTCCACAAAAACTGTAACTGGTAATCCAGACTTGCTTGGCAGCATCCAGAGACATGAACAGTCAATGTTGAAATCTGGTCTGGATATTTTAGATGGTAATATGACTTCTTCCCAGTACTCCAATGAAAGTGGGTTCTCGGTGACACCCAGCAGCTCTCAAGGGGACTTCAACAAGGGGCTGGGGAGCGACTTGGATAGAAACAGAATGTCTTCCTCTCACAGCAGTGTGAATACATCCTTTGACTCTGAGAATGGCACCCTCAAGTCATGCATCAAACGCAGCAAGTCAGACACGCAAGTGAAGAAGGGAATCTCATTTGCTTCAACTGTTGTTGGGGG CAAGAAGGCTTCAGTGAAAAG GACGGATTCAGAAGAATCGACTGATGGGGAGTCCGAGAACGAGGAGGTGGAGGGTTCCGACAGCAGCTATGAGGAGGGATCATACGATGGCCGTCATGGAAATATTGTGTATCAATGTAAAGATGATGAGGCCATTGCCAAGGGCATCCCTGGTGCCAAGATGTTTGACCAGAATATTCGAGAGAC GTTCGAGCTGAGTGAAGGTATGAGGACATCCTGCAAAGTACTCGCCAACTATCTGGTAGATTCAACGACCATCAAAACTTCAGAACTG AATACGAACCTGAGTACAATCCAGAAGGAGTGGTTTAATGTGTCGAGTCAGAAACTGTCAGACCACCATCAGGTGGAGGATTTCATGTCTTCCTTCAATGAGATCTCCAAGAAGCTACTGGAGTACATTGTCAATATGGCAGATACAAAT GGAAACACAGCCCTCCACTATGCCGTTTCCAACTGCAGCTTTGATGTCTGCAACCTCTTCCTCGACTCTGGTGTAGTTGATGTCAACAAGCAGAACAAGGCAGGCTACACCCCAGTGATGCTGGCCTCGCTAGCATACATTCAGACCCAAGGCCAGATTGAGACAGTACGCCGGCTCTTCAGGCAGGGAGATGTTAATGTCAGGTCCACTCAG GCAGGTCAGACAGCCCTGATGCTGGCAATCAGTCATGGTCGCACCAACATGGTGGAATTCCTACTGGATGCAGGAGCAGATGTGAATGCTCGTGACAACGATGGTTCCACTGCACTCATGTGTGCGTGTGAACATGGCCACAACGACATCGTGAAGGTGCTGCTGAGTCATCCTGCTACGGATGCCAACTTGACCGATAAT GATGGCAGCACGGCCTTGTCAATTGCAATGGAGGCAGGCCACAAAGATATTGGCGTAGTTCTTTACGCACACCTTAATTTCTCCAAGACTTCACCT